A window from Prosthecochloris marina encodes these proteins:
- a CDS encoding sirohydrochlorin cobaltochelatase, with the protein MDLLKELLLEKGIKKAYLMPFMSVAGDHAKNDMAGDGDDSWVSILTRAGIACVPVLKGTAEFDEFAVIWIDHVGESLRSLDK; encoded by the coding sequence GTGGATCTGCTAAAGGAGCTGCTGCTTGAAAAGGGCATCAAAAAAGCCTATCTGATGCCCTTCATGTCGGTCGCCGGTGATCATGCGAAAAATGATATGGCCGGCGATGGAGATGATTCGTGGGTATCGATATTGACTCGTGCCGGAATAGCGTGTGTGCCTGTTTTAAAGGGGACCGCTGAATTCGATGAGTTTGCCGTTATCTGGATTGATCATGTCGGTGAATCCCTGCGTTCGTTGGATAAATGA
- a CDS encoding sirohydrochlorin cobaltochelatase: MKTSIKTSCLTLFVLLNLVAVECFAADVRDQPRKDGILLVAFGSSEKTAQVSFDTIERMVKRAYSGIPVRWAYTSHVIREKLAKQGTFLDSPETALAKMQDEAFTHVAVQSLHTIGGAEFHDLYRTVDAFERMGGFRKLILGYPLMTTQEDMEKVVAAVRASIPEERSKEDAVLLMGHGTHHPSNALYCSFDVSTATCRSQYFRWNG, from the coding sequence ATGAAAACAAGTATAAAAACAAGCTGCCTGACGCTTTTTGTCTTGCTGAACCTGGTGGCTGTTGAATGTTTTGCGGCAGATGTACGTGATCAGCCCAGAAAAGACGGGATTTTACTGGTTGCTTTCGGGTCGAGCGAAAAGACTGCTCAGGTATCGTTCGATACTATTGAAAGAATGGTGAAGCGGGCCTATTCCGGTATACCGGTTCGCTGGGCTTACACATCACACGTTATTCGTGAAAAACTTGCAAAACAAGGTACGTTTCTCGATTCGCCTGAAACGGCGTTGGCCAAGATGCAGGATGAAGCATTTACCCATGTGGCGGTTCAGTCTCTTCACACCATCGGCGGGGCTGAATTTCACGACCTGTATCGGACAGTGGATGCTTTCGAGAGAATGGGGGGATTCAGGAAATTGATCTTGGGATATCCCCTTATGACCACCCAGGAAGATATGGAAAAAGTTGTTGCAGCTGTAAGGGCTTCGATTCCCGAAGAACGTTCGAAGGAAGATGCGGTGCTGCTCATGGGGCATGGTACTCACCATCCATCCAATGCATTGTATTGCAGCTTTGATGTTTCAACTGCAACGTGTCGATCCCAATATTTTCGTTGGAACGGTTGA
- a CDS encoding sirohydrochlorin cobaltochelatase, which translates to MGGKNKIRRQINKKAILLAHFGTSYPVALSALGNIKEEVEEQFPGIETRICFTSNRIRTIWASRRRKPESWLAKGVPEEIMYAQSLLGAIGNLQDQNYRTVIVQPTHIYHGEQYEDLQSCIRALQSIRTIKKAWAPFDKIVLSRPTLGTYGIEHDYVEDIDEVVQALETDVIRAKASGASLVYMGHGNDFFSSGAFFETQKAMRAFYPDSSIYIGMVEGYPGIDEILQALEEDSIKHVLLKPFMITAGDHAHNDMNNPEPDSWKSRIESLGIQVDVAMEGLGANGAFAGIFAKRIQQTAEDHGIDLHPAEKMMVSKQEEKNGEWK; encoded by the coding sequence ATGGGTGGAAAAAACAAGATACGAAGACAGATCAACAAAAAGGCCATTTTGCTTGCACATTTCGGAACAAGCTATCCTGTCGCTCTTTCGGCTCTCGGAAACATTAAAGAAGAGGTAGAGGAGCAATTTCCGGGGATTGAGACGAGGATTTGTTTTACCTCGAACAGGATCAGAACTATCTGGGCGTCGAGAAGAAGAAAACCTGAAAGCTGGCTTGCCAAGGGAGTGCCAGAAGAAATCATGTACGCTCAAAGCCTGCTCGGGGCAATTGGTAACCTGCAGGATCAGAACTACCGTACCGTCATCGTCCAGCCGACCCACATCTATCATGGGGAGCAATACGAAGATCTGCAGTCCTGTATCAGGGCTTTGCAGTCGATCAGGACGATAAAGAAAGCATGGGCGCCTTTTGATAAAATTGTGTTGTCCCGGCCCACGCTGGGGACGTATGGTATAGAGCACGACTACGTCGAGGATATCGATGAGGTTGTACAGGCCCTTGAAACCGATGTTATACGTGCAAAAGCGTCAGGCGCTTCATTGGTTTACATGGGTCACGGGAATGATTTTTTCTCATCGGGCGCTTTTTTCGAGACACAAAAAGCGATGCGTGCATTTTATCCGGATTCGAGCATTTATATCGGTATGGTCGAGGGGTACCCGGGTATCGATGAGATCCTGCAGGCTCTGGAAGAAGATTCCATAAAACATGTGCTGCTCAAGCCGTTTATGATCACTGCCGGTGATCATGCGCACAACGACATGAACAATCCGGAGCCGGATTCCTGGAAAAGCAGAATCGAATCTCTTGGGATTCAGGTCGATGTCGCTATGGAGGGGTTGGGAGCCAATGGTGCTTTTGCCGGCATTTTTGCCAAACGTATTCAGCAAACAGCCGAGGATCATGGTATCGACCTGCATCCGGCAGAAAAGATGATGGTTTCAAAACAGGAAGAAAAAAATGGAGAATGGAAATGA